A stretch of Episyrphus balteatus chromosome 2, idEpiBalt1.1, whole genome shotgun sequence DNA encodes these proteins:
- the LOC129911170 gene encoding ankyrin repeat and MYND domain-containing protein 2: protein MSENIVISDLQKQIFEKLSKNETNEFKQLITHIKSTVNFVDENGMSPLQHACSKGNIEAVKILLDQGADVNFNQHGANYTSLHFAALSGNKDICNLLLDAGINPTTLNSVSRTASQMAAFVGNYTCVEAINNYVPKAQIEQFTKIQGKQTDDCLPPQLLDSFHKFVIEVNLHPVRIALNLQRNGNLIKHLPKLKKVLQLMTEKEMHKKYDINELMAFKYHYLRWVISEIMRCEEQCQLRKEKNNESDGKHDFIELFVKRVLKENKQGQLDYIEFTIRDCVREFPFRECTIFRQVVSQLANKESPPALFVLRSAINGQRGFIDEISFCSTCGEEKPDKKCSKCKAVQYCDRECQRLHWFMHKKTCARPTSAAGNSNNLSSTADNKIDIDAGEIQETLKNLVVS, encoded by the exons atgtctgaaaatattgTTATCAGtgatttacaaaaacaaatttttgaaaaactatccaaaaatgAAACGAACGAGTTCAAACAGTTGATAACTCATATCAAATCCACGGTGAATTTTGTCGATGAAAATGGAATGAGCCCCCTGCAGCATGCTTGTAGCAAAGGAAACATTGAAGCAGTCAAAATTTTGCTAGATCAA GGCGCTGATGTGAATTTCAATCAACATGGTGCAAACTATACGTCCCTTCATTTTGCTGCTTTATCTGGAAACAAGGACATATGCAATTTACTTTTAGATGCTGGAATTAATCCAACTACGCTGAATTCTGTATCGCGAACAGCATCCCAAATGGCTGCCTTTGTTGGCAATTATACATGTGTCGAAGCGATAAACAACTATGTGCCAAAAGCTCAAATTGAACAATTTACCAAAATTCAGGGAAAACAAACAGACGACTGTTTGCCGCCCCAATTGCTAGATAGTTTTCATAAATTCGTAATTGAAGTTAATCTTCATCCAGTTCGCATTGCACTCAATCTACAAAGAAATGGAAATCTAATAAAACATTTGCCAAAACTCAAAAAGGTCCTACAGCTTATGACGGAGAAGGAAATGCATAAAAAGTACGATATAAATGAATTGATGGcatttaaatatcattattTGAGATGGGTCATTTCTGAGATAATGCGTTGCGAGGAGCAATGCCAGCtgaggaaagaaaaaaacaatgaatCAGATGGCAAACATGATTTCATTGAATTGTTTGTTAAACGTGTGCTAAAGGAAAACAAACAAGGCCAATTAGACTACATTGAGTTCACAATCAGAGACTGCGTGCGAGAGTTTCCGTTTAGGGAGTGCACGATATTCCGTCAGGTTGTATCCCAACTAGCAAATAAAGAATCACCGCCAGCTTTGTTCGTATTGAGGAGTGCCATTAATGGACAACGTGGCTTTATT gatGAAATATCATTTTGTAGCACATGTGGAGAGGAGAAGCcagataaaaagtgctcaaaatgCAAAGCTGTACAATATTGCGACAGAGAGTGTCAACGACTTCATTGGTTTATGCATAAGAAGACTTGTGCAAGGCCAACATCGGCAGCTGGCAATTCTAATAATCTTTCTTCGACAGCAGATAACAAGATTGATATAGATGCTGGAGAGATTCAAGAAACACTCAAAAACTTGGTGGTTAGTTAA